One genomic window of Quercus robur chromosome 6, dhQueRobu3.1, whole genome shotgun sequence includes the following:
- the LOC126732994 gene encoding uncharacterized protein LOC126732994 yields the protein MDYYNKLVLAPMVRVGTLPLRLLAADYGADITYGEEIIDHKFVKCERRVNEHIGSTDFIEKGTENVVFRTCNEERNRVVFQIGTSDAVRALTAAQMVCKDVAAIDINMGCPKSFSISGGMGAALLTKPELIHDILTTLKRNLDTPVTCKIRLLKSSQDTVELARRIEKTGVSALAVHGRRVADRPRDPAKWSEIADVVAALSIPVIANGDIFEYDDFQCIKDATGASSVMVARGALWNASIFSPKGKVSQEDVKREYIRKSILWDNDIKSTKHTLKEMIMHYSSLELPEGKAVIKSESLADLAQLYGEEKYYKFVHEKRLLANGSR from the exons ATGGACTACTACAACAAACTCGTCCTCGCTCCAATGGTTCGCGTT GGAACGCTACCGTTAAGGTTACTAGCTGCTGATTATGGTGCAGATATCACATACGGGGAAGAGATTATTGACCATAAGTTTGTCAAATGCGAGCGAAGAGTCAATG AACACATTGGGTCCACTGATTTTATTGAGAAGGGAACAGAGAATGTTGTTTTCAGAACCTGTAACGAAGAAAGAAACCGGGTGGTATTTCAGATAGGCACTTCTGATGCAGTGAGAGCTCTCACTGCTGCGCAAATGGT GTGTAAAGATGTAGCAGCTATAGACATCAATATGGGTTGCCCTAAGTCATTTTCCATTAGTGGGGGTATGGGTGCTGCACTATTGACTAAACCAGAGCTAATCCATGAT ATTTTGACAACATTAAAGAGGAACTTGGACACCCCAGTAACATGTAAGATTCGGCTTTTAAAATCATCTCAGGATACAGTAGAACTAGCAAGGCGAATTGAGAAAACTGGTGTTTCTGCTCTTGCTGTCCATGGgag AAGAGTAGCAGATAGGCCCAGGGATCCAGCTAAGTGGAGTGAGATTGCTGATGTTGTAGCAGCCTTATCCATTCCAGTTATAGCAAATGGTGACATCTTCGAGTATGATGATTTTCAATGCATCAAAGATGCTACAG GTGCCTCATCAGTGATGGTTGCAAGAGGAGCTCTTTGGAATGCTTCAATATTCTCTCCCAAAGGCAAAGTATCTCAGGAAGACGTCAAAAGAGAATATATTAGGAAG AGCATCTTGTGGGACAATGACATTAAAAGCACAAAGCACACATTGAAGGAGATGATTATGCATTATTCATCCCTTGAACTCCCAGAAGGGAAGGCCGTGATCAAATCAGAATCCTTGGCAGATTTAGC GCAACTTTATGGGGAGGAAAAGTACTATAAGTTTGTCCATGAAAAAAGGTTATTGGCCAATGGGAGTAGATGA
- the LOC126732995 gene encoding protein RMD5 homolog — MELNTIKDAFDRVAKKQKLSCSKTQEVIDQIIQEIEKALEKILSAHDPESELDYKTVLSDIRTTLKDIAPLSQQEGTQKELNIALSKYSKLLEKSFNSDISKAYRNVDFDVHTVNQIIASHFYRQGLFDLGDCFISEAEEPESAAAMKSPFLEMNQILEAIKSRDLGPALNWAANNSEKLKQNGSDLVLRLHSMQFLEILQKGNTDEALKYARSHLTPFSSNHMAELQKLMGCLLWAGKLDRAPYSALLSPTNWDKLAEELTRQFCNLLGHSYESPLSVTVAAGVQGLPSLLKFMNVMAGKKLEWLSMKQLPVPVELDKEFQFHSIFVCPVSKEQSTEDNPPMLLSCGHVLCKQSIMKMSKNQTKSFKCPYCPSDIEAAQCKQLHF, encoded by the coding sequence ATGGAGCTCAATACCATTAAAGATGCTTTTGATCGTGTGGCGAAGAAACAAAAGCTGTCCTGTTCAAAAACTCAAGAAGTAATTGACCAGATTATCCAAGAAATTGAAAAGGCATTAGAGAAAATACTGTCAGCCCATGATCCTGAGTCTGAACTTGATTATAAAACTGTCCTTTCTGATATTCGAACCACACTAAAAGATATTGCTCCACTCAGTCAGCAGGAAGGCACACAAAAGGAGCTGAACATAGCACTGAGCAAGTACTCCAAGCTTCTTGAGAAATCCTTCAATTCAGATATATCTAAGGCTTATCGAAATGTTGACTTTGATGTGCACACAGTGAACCAGATAATTGCCAGCCATTTCTACCGTCAGGGCCTGTTTGACCTGGGTGACTGCTTCATAAGCGAGGCCGAGGAACCGGAATCTGCTGCTGCAATGAAATCCCCATTTTTGGAAATGAATCAGATACTTGAAGCTATAAAGAGTCGGGACTTAGGGCCAGCACTGAATTGGGCAGCCAATAACTCGGaaaaacttaaacaaaatgGATCTGACCTTGTTCTGCGACTTCACAGCATGCAGTTTTTAGAAATACTCCAGAAGGGAAACACAGATGAAGCTCTCAAGTATGCCAGAAGTCACCTAACTCCTTTTTCTTCCAACCACATGGCTGAACTCCAGAAGCTCATGGGCTGTCTTCTCTGGGCTGGAAAACTTGATCGTGCCCCATATTCTGCATTACTATCACCCACTAATTGGGATAAACTAGCTGAGGAGCTAACCAGGCAGTTCTGCAATCTTCTGGGGCACTCCTATGAGAGCCCATTGAGTGTGACTGTAGCAGCAGGGGTCCAGGGGTTGCCATCGCTTTTGAAGTTTATGAATGTGATGGCAGGGAAGAAGCTTGAATGGCTGTCTATGAAGCAGTTGCCTGTGCCAGTGGAGTTGGACAAGGAATTTCAGTTCCATTCCATCTTTGTGTGTCCGGTGTCCAAGGAGCAATCAACAGAGGATAACCCACCCATGTTGTTGTCCTGTGGCCACGTGCTGTGCAAGCAGTCTATAATGAAGATGTCCAAGAACCAGACAAAATCTTTCAAGTGCCCTTACTGTCCTAGTGATATTGAAGCAGCACAATGTAAACAACTCCATTTCTGA
- the LOC126732996 gene encoding E3 ubiquitin-protein ligase WAVH1-like: MVTGWRRAFCTSIPKDRETNKVISTEKPQNQHCENSNRSPRISSKFGFFSNPSTPRLQSQPVSSPSLRCRTSLTNTATPTSSVPNSPKLQCKTATTPMKNNSPRLFQLSNPPSPRSPSSFSLLKATLRLSKSRCGICLQSVKSGQGTAIFTAECSHTFHFNCISSHIKKHRLLVCPVCTTNWKELPLLAFHQNPVSQSEHNDNNKVRDVKTKTLRVYNDDEPLMSPTSGARFNPIPESADENEEDQNDTVEFQGFFVNSTPTDVFRHVDVSLLPEAAVVAVGKNYESYAVVLKLKAPCGRTSSCSARRAPIDLVTVVDVSTNMSGPKLVMMKRALRLVVSSLCATDRLSIVAFSAASKRLLPLTRMTTNGRRSARKMVDALCCVGQGACANDALKKAAKVLEDRRERNPVASIMLLSNESGSDHSVNHKRSSPVVSSTRLSQIPVHTVSFGAWDHEDVFAKCVGGLLSVVVQDLRIQLGFASGSAPAEIAAVYSLTGRPAALGSGSVKLGDLYAEEERELLVELKLKVKLPASSIGPHYVLTVRPSYKDPTSQELVFCKEQALLVPRPQPVRSSSPSIQRLRNLHVTTRAVAESRRLAEHNNLSGAHHLLTSARALLMQSNSESADEYIRGLEAELAELHKRRLSQLQNQRQRGNERVEEKPEPLTPTSAWRAAERLAKVAIMRKSMNRVSDLHGFENARF, translated from the exons atggTGACTGGTTGGAGAAGAGCGTTCTGCACATCCATCCCCAAAGATAGAGAAACCAACAAAGTAATATCAACAGAGAAGCCTCAAAACCAGCATTGCGAGAATAGCAATCGGAGCCCCAGAATCAGCTCCAAGTTTGGATTTTTCTCCAACCCATCAACACCTCGCTTGCAATCTCAACCAGTCTCAAGCCCAAGTCTCCGGTGCCGAACCTCCCTCACCAACACCGCAACACCCACTTCATCGGTACCCAATAGCCCAAAACTCCAATGCAAAACCGCAACTACTCCAATGAAAAACAACAGCCCAAGATTGTTCCAGCTCTCCAATCCTCCTTCCCCCAGATCACCCTCCAGCTTCTCACTCCTCAAAGCTACGTTAAGACTCTCCAAA AGTAGATGTGGAATCTGTTTACAGAGCGTGAAGTCAGGTCAAGGAACAGCCATTTTCACCGCCGAGTGCTCTCACACTTTCCACTTCAATTGCATTTCTTCCCACATCAAAAAGCACCGACTTTTGGTTTGCCCTGTTTGCACCACTAACTGGAAGGAACTACCTTTGCTTGCTTTCCACCAGAACCCAGTTAGCCAATCAGAGCATAATGACAATAACAAAGTCAGAGACGTCAAAACCAAGACGTTGAGAGTATACAACGACGATGAGCCATTGATGTCTCCCACTTCCGGTGCTCGCTTCAATCCCATACCGGAATCGGCTGACGAAAACGAAGAAGACCAAAACGACACCGTCGAGTTCCAGGGCTTTTTCGTTAATTCCACTCCTACTGATGTTTTCAGACACGTGGATGTGAGTTTGTTGCCAGAGGCCGCTGTGGTTGCTGTTGGAAAGAATTACGAGTCGTACGCTGTCGTTTTGAAGCTGAAAGCTCCGTGTGGAAGGACGTCGTCTTGCTCGGCGCGTCGAGCTCCGATTGATTTAGTGACCGTGGTTGATGTCAGTACAAACATGAGTGGGCCTAAGCTGGTGATGATGAAACGAGCTTTGCGTTTGGTTGTATCGTCGCTCTGTGCCACTGACCGTCTCTCTATCGTTGCGTTCTCAGCCGCTTCGAAGCGGTTGTTGCCGTTAACGAGGATGACAACTAACGGTCGTAGATCCGCGAGGAAGATGGTCGACGCGCTGTGCTGCGTTGGGCAGGGCGCGTGTGCTAACGACGCGCTCAAAAAGGCTGCGAAGGTTCTTGAAGATCGCCGAGAGAGGAACCCAGTTGCGAGCATAATGCTTCTATCGAACGAGAGTGGATCTGATCATTCGGTCAATCACAAGCGCAGCTCTCCCGTCGTGTCCTCCACGCGCCTCTCTCAAATCCCTGTCCACACCGTGAGTTTCGGCGCGTGGGACCACGAGGACGTGTTTGCTAAATGTGTTGGTGGTTTGTTAAGTGTTGTGGTCCAGGATCTTAGAATTCAACTCGGGTTCGCTTCCGGGTCCGCCCCGGCTGAGATTGCTGCGGTTTATTCACTAACGGGTCGACCGGCTgctctcgggtcgggttcggttAAACTTGGTGATCTGTACGCCgaggaagaaagagaattaCTGGTGGAGTTGAAACTGAAAGTGAAATTACCAGCTTCCTCGATTGGGCCCCACTATGTTTTAACCGTACGGCCTTCTTACAAAGACCCAACCTCGCAGGAACTAGTGTTTTGCAAAGAACAGGCACTCCTCGTACCTCGTCCACAGCCCGTTCGATCTTCATCTCCGAGCATCCAACGGCTGAGGAATCTCCACGTCACCACTCGCGCCGTGGCTGAGTCTCGGCGCTTAGCGGAGCACAACAATTTGTCAGGAGCTCACCACCTGTTGACCTCGGCTCGAGCCTTGTTGATGCAGTCGAACTCCGAGTCGGCTGATGAGTATATTCGCGGCTTGGAAGCGGAGCTAGCCGAGCTGCACAAGCGAAGACTGAGTCAGCTGCAAAACCAAAGGCAAAGAGGAAACGAACGTGTGGAAGAGAAGCCGGAGCCGCTTACGCCGACGTCGGCTTGGAGAGCCGCTGAGAGATTGGCTAAAGTGGCTATCATGAGGAAGTCAATGAATAGAGTCAGCGATTTGCACGGCTTTGAAAATGCAagattttag